The DNA region CCATAGACCTCCGCGGTGTCGATGTGGGTGATACCCAGGTCGAGTGCCCGGTGGACGGTGCGGATCCCCTCCGCCTCGTCGGTGTCCTTCCCGGTGTAGAAGGCGTTCATCGGCATCGCGCCGAGACCGATTCGGGAGACGTCCAGGTCTCCCAGCTTGATGTGCTTCATGGTTGCCACTCCGTGGGTTCGCGGGTACCTGCGGATCTCCCGCACGCCGCATGCCTGCCGCATGGCGGGACGGGAACGCGGGGCGGGTATCCGGGTGGGGTTCCCCGCGCGAGGAACCTGATCTTCAGGCCGCTTCCAGCCTGCTGGCCGGGCTCGTGCCATGGCAGGCCGGGCTGTGCCGGGGAGCGGTGTTCCGGGGTGCGACAGGGCCCCCCAACTGCCTACCGGCCAGGTCACGGCGCCCCGCACACTCGAAAACATGACACCTCAGCCGCAGAACGGCACCGAGCTGGGCCGCTTCCTGCGCGCCCGCCGGGCCCGGGTGACCCCCGGGCAGGCCGGACTGCCGACCGGCGCCGGTCCGCGCCGCACCCCTGGCCTGCGCCGAGAGGAACTCGCCACCCTGACCGGCATCAGCATCGACTACTACACCCGGCTGGAGCGCGGCAAGGAGACCCGGCCGAGCCCCTCCGTCGTCGACGCTCTCGCCCGTGGCCTCCTGCTGGAACAGGACGAGATCGACCACCTGCGCAACCTCGCCGCCCTGGCCGCCCGAAGGCCACCGGAGCCGCCGGCCGCACCGAGCAGGGCGGTACGCCCCGGCGTCAGGCTCCTGTTGGAGAGTCTGCGGCCTTCTCCCGCGTACGTGGTCAGCCGTACGAACGACCTGCTCGCCGCCAACCCCGCCGGGCTGAGACTCTTCGCCGGGATCGAGGAGTGGCCGGTCAAGCAGCGCAACATCGCGCGCTATGTCTTCCTCCACCCCGCCGCACGCGACCTGTTCCACGACTGGGGCACCCAGGTCCGTGCCTGCGTGGCCCACCTCCGCGCGCTGGCCGGCACCGACCCCGATTCCCCCGACCTGACCCGGCTGGTCGGCGAACTCCTGCTCAAGAGCCCGGAGTTCGCCCGCCTGTGGGAGCGTTACGACGTCAGGAGCCGCTCGTACGGCAGGAAGACCTTCCACCATCCCGAAGTCGGCGAGCTCACCCTCGGCTTCGAGTCCCTGCGTCTGGAAGGCACTCCCGGCCACCGATTGCTCGCGTACAACGCCGAACCCGGCACCCCGGAGCACGACGCGGTCGCCCTCCTCGACCTCCTGGCTCACGAGCCCGCTTCGCGGCCGGCGACACCGGGCACGGCATCGTCCGCCTCGTCCTGACGCACCGCCGAACGACCGCGTACGGGTTGTCACCAAGTGGTGGCGACCGAGCGCACCGCGGTCCAGGTGTAGCCCTCGCGGGTGTAGGTCAGGGCCAGTTGCAGCCGCCAGTCGGCATGCGTGCCGTAGACCGTCGCGTCGGTGACGATCCGGCCGACGAGGTGGGCCGTGTCGCCCTCCACGTCGACGGTGACTGTCTTCTCTGCGACACCGTGGTAGACGAACCGGCCGGCTCTCATCTGCGAGAGCCACTCGGCCTTGGGCTGTTCATACCCGGTGATGTGGGTGAGTGTGAAGCCGTCGTCGAGCAGGGCGTCCAAGGCGTCGGTGTCACCGTCGGTCATCGCCCGCAGCTGGGCGCGGTAGGCGCTGACGACCTCCTCGCGGGTGCTCTCGTCGGGTGAGGTGTGCATGGTGGCTCCCGTCCTGGGGCGGTCACTCGGCGGCTTGGCGTCGGGACAGCCGTACTTCTTCGATGTCGAGGTGACGTTGGACCTGACGCAGCACGGTGTCGTCGATCTCGTGCTCGTCACGCAGTCGGAGCACGGTGGCGCGTTTGTGGGCCAGGAGGGCCAGACGCAGCGCGGTGTAGTGCCGGTCGTGGCGCAGGACGTCCTCCTTGTCGGAGGCATCGGTCTCTCCGCCGCCCGCGCGGACGACGAGCAGGTGGGTCTCGTACTCCTGGCGCATGCGTTCGGCGACGGCAGGGTCGGTGCCCAGCTCCTCGGCGACTTCCGGAAGGGCCTTGAGGGCCTCCTCGGTGGCGGTCGACTCGGCGAGGAAACGCTCCTCTTCCACCGATGTGTCGCGGGGCAGCCGGGCCCAGCGCACCACGATCGGCAGCAGCAGACCCTGCACGACCAGCGTGGTCACGATGACACCGGAGGTGACGAAGACGATCGTGTCCCGGTCGGGGAAGGGGGCGCCCGAGTCGAGCGTCATCGGTACCGACAGGGCCACCGCCAGCGACACCGCACCACGGAAGCCCGCGATCGACGTGACCACCCGGGCGCGATAGTTCATGCGGCGCAGGCGCTGCTGCGGGCGACGGTCGAGGAGGCGGATCAGGTACGGGAAGGTGAAGTTGAAGGCGAAGCGCGCGGCGACGACCACGGCGGAGACCACCCCGACGGCGATGAGGGCCTGGGTGAGGTCGCTGCCGTGCAGGCTGCGCACGGCCGACTGCGCCTGCAGACCGACCAGGACGAACAGAGAGCCGTTGAGCAGGAAGGTGGCAAGCGACCAGGACTCCTCCGCCTGCCGGCGCATCGCGGCTCCCGCCACGCGCGGGCCGGCCTGGCTCATGATCAGGCCCGCCACGACGGCCGCGAGGACCCCGGAGGCTTCGATCAGTTCGGCGAGCAGGTAGGCGGTGAACGGGGTGAGGATCATCGCGACGTTGCCCAGCAGCGGGTCGTCGAAGACCCGGCGCGCTTTGATCACCAGCCACGCGGTCAGCGCTCCGGCCGCGGCTCCACCGACGTAGGAGAGGGCGAACAGCCCGGTGACGTGCGGGACGGTGAAGTGCTCCTCGCCGACCGTGATGCCGACGGCGAGACCGAAGACGACTAGCGCGGTGCCGTCGTTGATGAGGCTTTCGGCACGCAGCAGCGTCACGTTGCGGCGGGGCAGTGACTTGGCGAGGACGCCGACGGCAGTCGCGTCGGTGGGGGCCACCGCGGCGCCGAGGACCCATGCCGGGCCCCAGGCCAGGCCGAGTTCGTGTGCCACGGTCGCGACGGCTCCGGCGGTGCCGATGACCAGGACGGTGCTCATCAGGATGATGCCGCGCAGGTCCCGGCGGATCTCCCGCAGCGAGGTGGTCAGGCTCTCCCAGTACAGCAGCACCGGAAGGAAGATGAGCAGCACCGCCTCCGGCGGCAGGTCCACCTCCCGCAGCGCGGGTACGAAGCCGAGCAGCGCGCCGAAGGCGAGTAGCACGATGGGTGGGGCGATCCGGAAGCGGTCGCCGAGGGCGTTGCCCAGGAGCACCGCCACACCGAGCACCACCACGAGTTCGAGGCCGATCACGGCATGTCTCCCGGTCCGGTCAGAGGTCGGACGACCAACCGCGCGACATCGTGGGGGCCGGTGTCACGGCGCTCGGCCATGGCCGGGGCGAAGGGCCCGCCGGCCGAGGTGGCGGCGTGGGTACTCACGGTGAACATCGCTCTTCTCCGGCGGCGGTCAGCGAGGCAGGAGCCGCATGGTCGTCGAGCCCGCGTTGGCGCTCGTGATGCGCTGGATGGTGTTGGCGGAGTATCGGCCGTACTTGGTGCGGTAGGCGGTGTCGACCGCGTCGTTGATCTCCCCGTCGGCGTCCTCGAACGCCACGTCCTTCTCGACCCCGCCGGCCTCGACACGGCCCTCGTGGCGGACTCGGGTGCCGCGGAACCAGGCGGAGGTGGGGCCGTTCACGGAGCGGACGTAGATGTCGTCGCCCACGCGCACGCCCCAGATCGTGCGCCGACTGCTCAGCTCGCCGTCCCGGCGCAGGGAGGCGACCTCCAGTTCCTCGGCCGATCCGACCCGGTCGAGTTCGTCGTCGGTCCAGGGAGCAGTGGTGGTCATCCGCTCATCTCCTCGGTTCTGGTGTCCTCGGTTCTCGTGCGGATGTCTCCGCGGGGCGGCCGGACTCCCGCGGGTGCGAGAGGATCTTCGACGAGCATCGGGCCCGGTCGCTGTTCCCGCATCACGGCAGACCGTGCCATGCCGGAAGTCGGCGTTCCAGGGTGTGACACGGCCTCCCACGCCACTGCCGTCGCGCCCTCGCCGTCCCTGCCCTTTCCACTGCTGGGCGGCACCCCGTACGAGGGCTCTCGGGGGCGCGGCTCCTCGTACGGGGTGGTCTCAGGGGGACGTGGCCGTGGGTCAGGCCAGCGTCGAGGTGTCGATCACGAAGCGGTAGCGCACGTCGGAGGCGAGGACACGCTCGTACGCCTCGTTGATCTTGTCGGCCGGGATGACCTCGATCTCGGAGCCGATGCCGTGCTCGGCGCAGAAGTCGAGCATCTCCTGGGTCTCCCGGATGCCGCCGATCAGCGAACCGGCGAACGACCGCCCGCGCATGATCAGCGAGAACACCTGGACGCACAGCGGCTCCGCGGGCGCGCCGACGTTGACCAGGGCGCCGTTCACGGCCAGCAGACCGAGGTAGGCGTCGAGGTCGAGCTTCGCGCTGACCGTGTTGACGATCAGGTCGAACGTGCCCGCCAACTGCTCGAAAGTGGCCGGGTCACTGGTCGCGTGGTAGTGGTCGGCGCCGAGGCGCAGGCCGTCGTCCATCTTCTTCAGCGACTGGGACAGCACGGTGACCTCGGCGCCCATCGCGTGCGCGAGCTTGACGGCCATGTGGCCCAGGCCGCCGAGACCGATGACGGCGACCTTCTTGCCGGGTCCCGCGCCCCAGCGGTGCAGCGGGGAGTACGTCGTGATGCCGGCGCACAGCAGCGGGGCCGCCTCGTCGAGGTCGATGCCCTCGGGGATGCGGACGACGAAGTCCTCGGTGACCACGACGTGCGTGGAGTAGCCGCCCTGGGTGACCGTGCCGTCCTTGTCGATGCCGCCGTAGGTGAGGGTGTTGCCCTTCAGGCAGTACTGCTCCTCGCCCTTCAGGCACGACTCGCACTCGCGGCAGGACTCGACCAGACAGCCGACGCCGACCCGGTCGCCGACGGCGAACCTACCGACCTCCGGGCCGACGTCCGTGACGACGCCGGCGATCTCGTGGCCGGGCACGATCGGGTAGACCTGCTCGCCCCACTCGCTGCGGGCGTGGCTGATGTCGGAGTGGCAGATGCCGCAGTACTTGATCTCGATGAGGACGTCGTGCGGTCCGACGTCACGACGCTCGACGGTGGTCGGCGCGAGGGGTTCGGCAGCGGCCGTTGCGGAGTACGCGTTGACGGTGAGCATGGCTTCTCCGTTCTGGTGGAACCGGTGGTTCTGGTGGAACTGCTGTCGGCCGTAAGGGGGTTCAGTCGGCCGAGCGCGGCCGGCGGGGTTCGAGCCGCATCGTGGTGGAGCTCGCCTCGGGGCTGGTGATGGCCTTGACGATGTACGCGGCGTAGTGCCCGTACTTGGTCCGGTACGCGGTGTCCACGGCGTCGTTGGCCTCGTCGCCGGCGTCGATGATCGTGACGGCCTTCTCGACCCCGCCGGCCTGGATACGGCCCTCCTGGCGGGCCCGGGTGCCGCGGTACCAGTCGGAGCCGGGGCCGTTGACCGAACGGACGTAGATGCCGTCGCCGACGCGGACGACCCAGATCGTCCGTCGGCTGCCCAGTTCGCCGCCGCGCCGCACGGAGGCGATCTCCAGTTCCTCCGCGTGTTCGATGCTGTCGAGCTCCTGGCTCGTCCAGGCCGAGGTCGAGGTCATGAGGTCTTCTCCTTGAGGAGTACGGATGCCGCCGCGGTCAGGGCCACGAGCAGCGCGGCGATCAGAAGGCTGGTGCGCAGCCCGTGCAGGAAGTGCGCGTGGTTCGAG from Streptomyces sp. NBC_00258 includes:
- a CDS encoding helix-turn-helix transcriptional regulator, with product MTPQPQNGTELGRFLRARRARVTPGQAGLPTGAGPRRTPGLRREELATLTGISIDYYTRLERGKETRPSPSVVDALARGLLLEQDEIDHLRNLAALAARRPPEPPAAPSRAVRPGVRLLLESLRPSPAYVVSRTNDLLAANPAGLRLFAGIEEWPVKQRNIARYVFLHPAARDLFHDWGTQVRACVAHLRALAGTDPDSPDLTRLVGELLLKSPEFARLWERYDVRSRSYGRKTFHHPEVGELTLGFESLRLEGTPGHRLLAYNAEPGTPEHDAVALLDLLAHEPASRPATPGTASSASS
- a CDS encoding nuclear transport factor 2 family protein, whose product is MHTSPDESTREEVVSAYRAQLRAMTDGDTDALDALLDDGFTLTHITGYEQPKAEWLSQMRAGRFVYHGVAEKTVTVDVEGDTAHLVGRIVTDATVYGTHADWRLQLALTYTREGYTWTAVRSVATTW
- a CDS encoding Na+/H+ antiporter, encoding MIGLELVVVLGVAVLLGNALGDRFRIAPPIVLLAFGALLGFVPALREVDLPPEAVLLIFLPVLLYWESLTTSLREIRRDLRGIILMSTVLVIGTAGAVATVAHELGLAWGPAWVLGAAVAPTDATAVGVLAKSLPRRNVTLLRAESLINDGTALVVFGLAVGITVGEEHFTVPHVTGLFALSYVGGAAAGALTAWLVIKARRVFDDPLLGNVAMILTPFTAYLLAELIEASGVLAAVVAGLIMSQAGPRVAGAAMRRQAEESWSLATFLLNGSLFVLVGLQAQSAVRSLHGSDLTQALIAVGVVSAVVVAARFAFNFTFPYLIRLLDRRPQQRLRRMNYRARVVTSIAGFRGAVSLAVALSVPMTLDSGAPFPDRDTIVFVTSGVIVTTLVVQGLLLPIVVRWARLPRDTSVEEERFLAESTATEEALKALPEVAEELGTDPAVAERMRQEYETHLLVVRAGGGETDASDKEDVLRHDRHYTALRLALLAHKRATVLRLRDEHEIDDTVLRQVQRHLDIEEVRLSRRQAAE
- a CDS encoding DUF2255 family protein, which gives rise to MTTTAPWTDDELDRVGSAEELEVASLRRDGELSSRRTIWGVRVGDDIYVRSVNGPTSAWFRGTRVRHEGRVEAGGVEKDVAFEDADGEINDAVDTAYRTKYGRYSANTIQRITSANAGSTTMRLLPR
- a CDS encoding NAD(P)-dependent alcohol dehydrogenase; the protein is MLTVNAYSATAAAEPLAPTTVERRDVGPHDVLIEIKYCGICHSDISHARSEWGEQVYPIVPGHEIAGVVTDVGPEVGRFAVGDRVGVGCLVESCRECESCLKGEEQYCLKGNTLTYGGIDKDGTVTQGGYSTHVVVTEDFVVRIPEGIDLDEAAPLLCAGITTYSPLHRWGAGPGKKVAVIGLGGLGHMAVKLAHAMGAEVTVLSQSLKKMDDGLRLGADHYHATSDPATFEQLAGTFDLIVNTVSAKLDLDAYLGLLAVNGALVNVGAPAEPLCVQVFSLIMRGRSFAGSLIGGIRETQEMLDFCAEHGIGSEIEVIPADKINEAYERVLASDVRYRFVIDTSTLA
- a CDS encoding DUF2255 family protein, which encodes MTSTSAWTSQELDSIEHAEELEIASVRRGGELGSRRTIWVVRVGDGIYVRSVNGPGSDWYRGTRARQEGRIQAGGVEKAVTIIDAGDEANDAVDTAYRTKYGHYAAYIVKAITSPEASSTTMRLEPRRPRSAD